Part of the Onthophagus taurus isolate NC chromosome 11, IU_Otau_3.0, whole genome shotgun sequence genome is shown below.
ATATTATCATTATACAAAGTAATCCCAATTCATAATAAGTAATACTTACAACGTGTACCAGTTTTAATGTAGACTCTATACTAGCAAAATTGGATATATCATTAGCAAATGTAAAtgcaaaaaatgaaacaaagaaaataaagaaagttttcattttttcgaCAAATAGAAACTCCAACGATATTTAAAAGATTCGcctttttatatgaatttttaattgccTTTATCAGGACGTTCGATATTATTggtgtaattaaaattttttatttcttatatctcGACATTTTACAACAGTATAACTCCAATTTAGAGATTTGGatatcaataaattgtttgttaaattatttcttatcaGTAATAAGGAAATGCTTTTATTTCAAAGAATAGTAAAGAGtagtaaaataattatattttcaagaaCAACAACCCAATTCTATTAAGCGAATTTTATTTgtcctttaattttatatttaaccaCAACTTATCCAAATGTTTAACGTACGCTAAAATTCTAAcatacaattatttattacttaatcctaaattctaaaactaaaaattcataaataattaactAACATTACTTAccttaacaaaataattaattaactttgcCTAATGGTGCATTTCGAACAACCTCTTTGGATTAGATGTGATTGTATTGGTGATAAGTATGGTGTTCTATTTTATACAATTAGACAGAAATTTAGGAGTTTCTGCAACACATTAGAAACTCGtctatttctattaaaaataacaccgTTGGTAgaaactaaatatttttaattgattacaATATAATCCAAATgactatttattttaaaataacgtaaaacaacaataattgCTTAGCAACTTATGGGAATTGatgtaaaattattacaatttgacggtcaaatcaaaattttcataaactaTGATTGATGCCGtatttagtaaaaaaatcaGAACCCAAAATGCctttaaaattttgcgaaaaatcatttaaaacaaagaaTTCGTGTTGAATTTTTGTATTACCTATTAAAAGGAAAATGTCTGCTGATCCTAGCGATAAAGTGGAACCCGATATTCCTTTTATCTCTAtgcatttctttttgttattaacgTAATCTGAATCCGACGTACAAGACATAAAGATAACGCTAATTGAAGCTCCAATATcaggtaataattttaatttgttgtttttgaaattaaccGTTATAAACTTTGCACTTTATAATTTTAGGATTTTATCATCAATCACCTTTAGGACcgaaataattgattttcttCCTCATTTACttttgaattaatattatttaattcttgtGCAGTATAAACACTTCTACTATTATTGTTCGAGTTGTTGAAATGTTCGCGACCTCGTTGTGTTTctcgaaaattattaaaattactgcCGCGATTTCTGAAACTATTCTGTCTGAAATTATTTCTACCTCTGAAACTACTAAACCTATTAGATTGGTTTTGATGTGTACTGGTATTATTGTCATTATTTTGATAAGTTCTAAAGTTGGATGGTGAATTAATGATACAGTTGTGCAGATGAAGAACCTTTTTTAGAGCTTTCCTCATCCTTCGCACCAGCAATCGCGTCctttaaagtaaaataattcCTAGCCTTAACTATTGTCGTTAAATCATAATTTCGTAATCTCCATTTGAGCCATAAACGCACAAAGCAAGTTGGCCGAATAACGTCAAGTGAACGTGGAACTCTGGTAACGATGGCGCTCGCAATCGATGGGCAATGCTGCGCGTGGGTCTTCGTAGTCCCATGCGTCAAATTCACGTCAAAATGGCACAACGATCGGCTGAGGACGTAGCGCGGATACTTCGCCAACGACcaataatttcatattttggaGGCGAAGACAGTAATGCAGAAATCGATGGTGTTGAAGGGGCCGACAGTGATGTTAGTGCAATTATTGTTTCAGATGAACAATCGGAAAAAGACGAAAGTGAAGTTGAGGATGAGCCAGAGACTACAGAAGGAAGTAGACGCCGAAAATTTGTTGGCGGGAAGGATATAGGTGTCTCACCACACGAGGTCTGGTAAAATCTGCAAACAGACATCTGACCTAAGATATTGGGCGGCCAGATAGTGTGGGGTtgaggtaaaaaaaaataccctGACACACTAAAAACCCCTATCCTCGTCTAAGGGTGCGTTTTCGTTGGAGCTGCGATAAACAATACTagcaaaacaacgaaattgttgTCATAGTTTTATATACAGTTGTTTATATTGGGGCGACGCGTTGGCACACGCTTTACAGCCGACTAACGATAAGAGCGACGCTAATTGTATTCCTTATTTTCTTTCCTATTATCAGGTATGGTCGGCATGGATGTCGACTGTTTAATTAGTGAAATTTTTGTTAGATCTCCCTTGTGGGACCAAAAAGATCAAAATCACCACAACAGATTTGTTCTGACAAATCattttcaattcattttgCGCAGCTCTTATCGCTACTCTCATTGTTGCTCTTATCGTTTATCGCAACTCTCGTTCCAATATAAACACCTGCATATATTTAAAGCTATGAcaacaatttcgttgttttgctGGTATCGTCGCTATTATCGTTTATCGCAGCTCCAACGTAAACACACCCTTACTCTGGAAACTACCCATAGCCCATTACTTcgaagaatatttaaaaaaacatatttccatatttttttaatgcttaAAACATTATGACGTTTGAAGTTGTCAGTCAAATATAGTTGATTGTCAGTATTTCTAGtagaaaaagataattttcatGCATTtctaaacattaataatactttGAAAGTGTTCGTAagtgtttaatttattagtgGATATTAGGGTTTTAGTTTCTTAAGTtggttattttgaaaaagttttatgttGGTTACATTGTCATAACCGTTGACGTTGATGTAACCGTTAAAAACCATAATATGGCAATCAATGGCAATAAGATGTATTGAGGTGTGGTCGTGGTTTTGTACGAAAATACTTGTAACGTATACAAATAATTCAATAAAGATTCAAATTCAGTTCATATTTGTGGTCTATAACGTGGCCGACAGGCAACGCAATTCTACTATCAACATAACAtttttggtccttcgagccgcaTTTTTTGAGACGACCTTAACGACGTGGAAGTGGCAAGAGAGGTTAAGGGCGTAGAGCACGTGAAATACGAACTTGAGAAAGGAAAAGTAAGTAAGTCTCCTCTTTATTCCTTGATTTCCTGTGATTAACTCGATTTCAAACGTTTATTGATGAATTTACGAACGATAAAGTCGATCAATTGGAAGTTAGATTAGAAAGAATAACTGTTTTTTTATCGGATTATTCTactcaatttattaattctatCAAAGATATCAGAATACAAGATGGTATTATGATTTCGTTCGACGTGACTAACCTTTATTCTAATGTCCCCATAGACATTACCTTAGATATAacatcaaaactttttaaaaacttttgcaaaaataaaattacaactATTCTTCGATCATCTTAATACAATCTTAAAACACATTGTCAATCAAAACTACCGttcttttaatgaagatttttattttgtttctgaGGGATTGCCTATGGGAATGCCACTGTCAGGTATTTTAGctgatatttttttgaatcacaTTGAAAATACTATTATCATGAATAATATTAACCCTTACTTTAAATATGTTACTAAATGGCTACGTTACGTCGACGATGTATTTTGTTTATGGACGGGAagtgatgaagatttaatatgTTTTCTTGATTATCTTAACAATTTACATaacaatttgaattttaccctcgaaatcgagaaaaataaacaattaaattttttagatttaagtctacatagaaataataacaactccatagattttaatatttacagaaAGCCTTCAGCAATACCAACCACAATACCCTACGATTCTGAACACCCCTTAACCCATAAGCTAGCTAACTtccgttttctttttaatagagTTTTTAATTATCCCCTTTCCGAAACTAATAGATTAACTGAAATAAACTACATTTATACGTTAGCACACAATAATAATTTCCCTAAATATATCATagataaacttttttataaaattcaacaaCAAAGAGACCCCCTCCACACTAACAGTAAAATTAACACTATTTATAAACCTATAACATACAATCACATCACTTCCCGGGCCCGTCATATCTTTTCTAAATACAATGTTTCCCTTGCTTACTCTAATAGTAATACCATCATGAATCTTCTTTCTAATCataaacctaaaaatgttgatattttaaaagagaGCGGTGTGTATTCGATTGGATGCTCTAATTGTAATGCCATATATGTTGGCCAAACGGGACGTGCGCTTGGGGCACGTGTTCGCgagcataaaaataaaactaattccAACATATACAAACATCATATTGGAACAGGACATAACATCAATTACAAAGATATTAAACTTTTGCACAAATGTAATAAAAGTCAAAAACTTGATCTTCTTGAGAttcttgaaattattaaacataaaaataataatgaatttgtCCTTCTTAATGATCAACTTcaattaactcaaaaaccaattttttcatttttaaagattttgaaCTTAAATGCTGattcccccccccccccctctctctctctctctctctttcgCGAACACGTTTCCCGACCCACGCTTCCTTCTCCGTTAGTCGTTTAAGTCGTTTTAGTCTCTTCTCTTCTGGTTCCTCCACCGCATCGCTGCGTGACTTCTAacatattttctaaattcgTCTTAATGTTTTTTGGCCTTTTTCTAAGTTAGAAGTCTCGCAGCCTATGCCACGTCGGTTTATCTTCGTATCATCGTAAGTTTTctcataatttattatatttgttagtaattatttatttttagatttaaccTCTTATTTGGTTACCGGTCCTCAACCATTTTTATCCCGTTTGaccttcaaaattttattacgcataattttttaaaaaaattttcaacatgttcatatctttaatatttttctataacGAATTTTTTCTCGCTTGTGTACATCTCTAAAAATTTTGACTGTAAGTTTTATATGTtaacattttcgtttttctattttttaaaaatttgtagtttCGACTGAAGATGAGGTAACACCTCGAAACTAGTATCGaagtaaaataacaataaatttgcaAGTAAGAGGTtcctatttttgttttttattaaatttaattaccttgcaacatggataatCACAATATACATTATATCTAAGTGTTtaagtagttttttttttagacaAATTTCATAGTTTGTTTTGGATGTAACTGGgagcaattttattttatgttactTACTGAACTATGGATTTActgcaatatttttttaatataattaagattttcatttgttacattatataaaaatattcaaatataacatgtttttataaatccccccaaaaaaaatacagttttttttgttaatccCACACGGTCTGTAAAGGCCCCAGACGCTCCGACTTATCCGACGACTTGCCTGCGCAGTTCCGGTTTGCGCAGGCAAGTCCTAGTAATTTTTCGCGATTCAGGCGGCCTGTGCAGGCGGATGACCTGGCCTGTGCTAAATCCGtcttgtttgatatttttataaaactgtgCAGGCAAGTTCGTACGTGTGTAGGCAGGCTCAGTCCGTTACCTCAGTTTTTGTCGTAAAGTAACTagttaaaatacttaacttaACCTATAAAGTGAACATACTTAGTTTTCTTTAcgtaaatttacaaaatggaTACCAGAAGTATGTCAAAAGACTTTTTATTGAGTTTCATCGAACATTACAAAAACTTTCCATGTCTTTGGAAAGTGAAATCCAAAGAATATAgtgataaacataaaaaatctgCGGCATACGATGTGTTGGTCAACAAAATGCAGGAAGTAGATCCAAACGCCACAAGAGAAAgtgtagtaaaaaaaaataaataacctgCGCAGTGCATACAGAAAGGAAATGAAAAAGGTAATAGCCAGTAAACGTAGCGGTGCTGGTAAGGATGAAGTATATATTCCTAATCTTTGGTATTACGAATATTTAACATTCCTCGCCGATCAAGAGGTTCCAAGATCTTCCTGCAGTAATGTTGATACACCACTAGAAGATTCAGAAGATATATCTGAGGTTAGTgttaaacaattatttgttaataataaaaagtacaGATCAGTTtctatgtattttatttacaaataaaaacatcATATATTATGTAGATGTAAAGTAATACTTATACATGCATAAGTTTGGTTTTCTTACCAACAGATTTTATTCTAacattgaataattttattctgCCACTCCACTGCACcttcattattaaaataagaaacaaaGATTTCACGAACCCGTTTTGGATCTGCCGCTGGATTTCGATTCATACTAGTTTGCAAATTCATAAAACATCTTGTATCTATATTATCTAAATCTTCCGTTCGTATATAATCATTTGAACACTTTCTTCTTAAGTAATTGTGTAAAACACAGCAGCAAGCAACAACAGTATCGGTGTTATGTAATTGTAAAGGTATGGCTGTATGAAATATGCGAAATCTGGCAGCTAAAATgccaaaaacattttcaataattcgTCGCGCTCGTGATAGCCGATAGTTATATATTTTAGATTCTTTGTTTAATTGAATGCCTCGCGCGAACAACGTTGTGTTacggtatttttttttaccatccTTTTTCCTAGCTTTCCTAGTTAATCCtttgtttatgtaaaatgTAAGGTATCCTTTGGTGATTGATTGATTTGAGATTTGAGTTGAGgttacttcttcttcttcttcttctgtttCCAGGTTGGGTGTTGGAGTTCGAACTTTTGTTCATATCATACTCCAGTATCCAGGTTTATTATGTTGTTTACCCTCTTCTATATTCAATTGTTTCTTCAGCTCCTTTATGCCCCGTGGATTAGTTTATgggaaaatatcaaaatacatcaaaataCAAGACAAACATATACAGATTATTCTTCTGCGAGCCAGAGGCCTAGTGACTCGACTTATGGGTGTTTTGGAAGGCCCTCGGATTCATTTTGGTGATAAAGGATTCAGGTACATGTGTTTGAGATCGGGAATAATTACTTGTGAAATCATACAGTTATCACAGTATTTTTCCTATCTCTATCTGTATTACTAATCTATTTTGGAACAATATTCCAATACATCAGCATGATGCATTGTTTGTTCTCAAAAATCTATAGatatacaatttaataaatgtattgctGATTATCACAGTCATTATTATATTCCTATCACATTTTATCACagattttccttttctttatCACAGTTGAATTCCTGATTGAGTTACAAATTCATATAACAGCAAGTAAATATCGAATGATGCTTGTGCCAATAGGGTTCTTAAATTGGTTGGGAGATGAGATTTCAAGTCAATCagacttttaattaaattgattctTTGTCTTTCATATTTATTGCATTCAAAAAAGATATGATCAAAATCCCCTTCCTTCCCGCATGTGCAGAAAGGATCGTCTCtaagtttaattttgtgtAAGTATTCCGGTGAAAGGGATGGATTTTTGAATGGATGGTTGTATCTTTGCGTAGTTGATACCTTTCAGTTTAGATGTTGTTTTCCATTCACTCTCCCATTCCTGTTGTATGTTTCTTTGCAGAATTCGGAATATGTCTTCTCCGGGGATTTCGATGTCAATAATTTCATCTCCGTGACCCATTGCTGCCAGTTGATCCGCCTTTTCGTTACCCTTGATCCCTGTATGTCCAGGAATCCATGCCAAGTGGATTTCGAGGCCTCTTGTATGTGCTCTGTGTAACAATTcaattatttctaaaacatACGGGTGCGTGCGAGTCTTGAAACTAAATTCTTTTATAGCTTCGACTGTGCTGAGGGAGTCCGTCAAAATAGCTGCCTTCGTAATTCCTCTCTCCAGACACACTCTGATCGCTAATGATACGGCGAAAGCCTCTGCCCCAAAGATGGATAGCTGTTCGGGGACATGTATATGTTCTTCTAATGCCATCGTAGGAGAATAAATACCACAAGCAACACTCTCACCTCTCTCCTTCCGAATGGAGCCATCTGTATAAAACTGGTGGGATGCCGACCACTCTTCTTTCACGTAATTTTCCACCTCTGCtcttattatgttattttgttCAGTGCATGTTCCCTTGCGTGACATAGCGCCAGGAATTCTTTTGACGATTGGACGCCATTGTCTTGTCTCGTATACCAAAGAGTGCACCCCAAGGTCTCGATCCTTATAGATATAGTCTATGTATGGTCTTATGTTCTTGTATATCCCAATGATGAGAGGAGCCCTTGATCcttgtaaattttcatagGTTATAatcagtttatttattttgtcgtTCCACATGCCACCAACCCTGGACACACTTCTCACTGCAAATCTAGTCCCCAATAATTTGGCTCTAGTTTCCAACGACGTCTCCCCAGCTTCGATCGTCAATGCGTTTGTAGGTGAAGATCTTAAGGCTCCCAGTATCAGCCGATATGCCTGATAAGCTATTCTCTGGAGTGACGACATCGTGACCACAGGTAAGGGCATCATAATCCATAGCCCATATTCCAATCTAGATCGGATAATGGCCTTGTATAACGTACTCAAAATGAGTGGGTCTCCACCCCACTTTGTCGATGCAAGAGACCTCATGAGATTTACTCCGCCTATACATACCTTCAGTACATGGTTTACGTGCATTTTCCAGCTGAGTTTAGTGTTCAGATGGAACCCCAGATATTTAACATTCTCGGAGTATTGGATTTCTTGTTGGTGATAGTGTAGTATGGGACGATCTATACTTCTTTTCCTCGTGAAAAGCATAGCTTGTTTTTGTGTGTGATATGTCAAGTTTTCGATGTTCTAAAAATTCTCGCAATGAGTCCAGTGCACTATTTATTGTCACTGCTGCATCATCCTCATCATCAAAGTCTGAATAAATTACTAGATCATCCGCATATGTTATGGCTTGTACCTTAAATTTCTCCATTTGCTCATTTAGTCCTGACATGTAAATATTAAAGAGAATAGGACTGAGAGCGCTCCCCTGTGGTAGTCCTCTGTAGTTTGTTCTTTGGCCAAGATTATTATGATctgattttagttttataattttctggGACATCAGCCTGTGAACCATCGACGCGAATTTTGCTGGAGCACCAGTTTCCTTAATGATTTTAGTCAACGTTGGAATGTGAACATTATCGTAAGCTCCTTCGATATCTACAAAAACTGctaataaagattttctaaGTTTTAGGGTTGATTGTATTTCTGCGACGAAGGTCGAAACGGCGTGGTGCACTCCTCTGCCCTTTCTGAATCCAAACTGActttcatcaaatatttggTTGTTCTCAAACCACCAGTCAAATCTGTCCGCTAGGATGCGTTCGAAAATCTTTCTAACACATGAGAGCAAGGAGATTGGCCGATAGCTGGAAGCTTCGTTTGGATTTTTTCCCGGTTTTGGAATAAGTACAACGGAAACCTCGCTCCATTCGGACGTCATCTCATTATCATTCCATAATCTATTATAAATATTCTGAAGGTTCACTTTATATTCGTATGGAAGATTTTTAAGCATGGAGTAGGATATTTCGTCTGTTCCTGTAGCAGAGTCTTTTCTATTGTGCATAGCTCTCTCTATTTCCATCATTGTAATTGAAGCCTCACAACCGTTGTTTACGTGTTCGCTTGGTGTTGGTTCCTCCAAGGTGAGCTCTTCCAGCGAGGGAACGTATGCCGGACATAAAGTGTTCAAAAATGCTTCGTTCCACCTATTATCCGTTGACGGCCCAGAGTGGGAATTAAATACTGCCCTCTtatatatcttaatttttctccAAATGTCTCCAATCGGTGTCTCTCGGTTTAAGGAACTGCAGAAATTTCTAAAATGCATTCTCTTCTTTAGCAATAGGAACCTTTTGGATGTTGCTATATGTCTCTTGGCAATTACAAAATTGATTTCAGTTCTATCTCTCATATAAATCTTAATTACATGTTGTCTTATGTTTACCATTCTCTGGCATTCTTCATCCCACCAAGGACACGGGTTTCTTCGTTTTCTTTCGTCTTTTATAACGACACTCTCGACCGCATCATGCATGTTTTTGGCAAAGTTTTCGTAtgttatattttcatttaaactcTTGCTTTCCCAAAATTCTCGGTATTTTCCCCAGTCTCTGGTTTTTGGCCTATTGGGAATTTTCTTTATAGTTGGTATCCTGGTATATCTGGCGTCTGATACTATTACTTCTGCAAAGACCGGAAAATGGTCACTGCCAAGTGTGTCCCATCCGGTGTAACAGTTTATTCTATCGACCAACTCTTCCGAGGACAGGATTAGGTCGATTATACTTTGATTCTGCTTGGCGTATGTAAAAAGTGTCGGTCGACGGTCATTTAGGACTTGCAAATCTCTTTCCGTAATAATCTCTTGAAGAGCTTTTCCTTTAAGATCATCATAGGCACAACCCCACGTCCTGTGGTGTCCGTTAAAGTCTCCGGTAATGATGTAATTCTCGTCTGTTCCATATAACACCTGTCTCCAATGTTCGATTGTAAAATGCGAATCCGGAGGAATATAGCCTGCAATTAAATtgatattattgattttaattttaatgaaatgagTGTTTACTACTGGTTCTCTTATAGCAATCTCCTCGTAAACAAGAGGTTTTCTTATGAGGACCGATAGGCCTCCATATCCATCATCTCTCAGTTTTTTGATGTGGTAGTAATTTGGGGTtgtaaaatgtatattttcttttagccATGTTTCACAGACGACTATAACGTCTTGCTTGTTATCTTTAAGGAATCCAAAGAGGCTTGGTTTGTTCTTAATAATACTCCTAGCGTTCCATGTCATTACTTTTAGTTGTTTGTTATTCATTGTCCAAGACATGATACATGTTATAATATGCATGTTCCTTACCTATTTGATTGTCCAATTTTTTGGGGGAGCGGGGTGTTATTTTCTCTTGCATCTTGCTTCCGCTGTCTTTGTACTCGGTGCTGGAAGTGGAGGGCCCCGCCTCCGAGTCCATGTACCAATCTTGAACCTGTCGCGGTCCGGGTGTTATAATGGGTTGTGACGAAGTGTGGTCATCCCAATGTGGGGTGTTTTTATGAGTTTTTTTATCGGAGTTGTTGGTAAACAGAAGTTCACTTGGAACGTCTGTTTTTCGTCTTTTTCCTGGTAGAGTGGTTGTAGGTGGCTTTTGTGAGATAGTGATtgtctttttataatttttcttgagATCATTATGCTGAGTTGTTGTTTCCAGGTATCCATCTTTTGACATTTGATGTCTATTCTCACTTCTGCTCATGGTTTTTAGTTCTGGATATCTTTTAGGATCGACTATCAGTTGGCTTAACAGTGGAGaatttctttgattatttAGTGTTTCCCCACCTACCTTTTGTGCGGCTTCATAAAAAGAGTAGCTATATTTCGTCATCACCTCCTTGATTTTTCTTTGTCTTACATATTCTTGACAT
Proteins encoded:
- the LOC139431716 gene encoding uncharacterized protein — its product is MHVNHVLKVCIGGVNLMRSLASTKWGGDPLILSTLYKAIIRSRLEYGLWIMMPLPVVTMSSLQRIAYQAYRLILGALRSSPTNALTIEAGETSLETRAKLLGTRFAVRSVSRVGGMWNDKINKLIITYENLQGSRAPLIIGIYKNIRPYIDYIYKDRDLGVHSLVYETRQWRPIVKRIPGAMSRKGTCTEQNNIIRAEVENYVKEEWSASHQFYTDGSIRKERGESVACGIYSPTMALEEHIHVPEQLSIFGAEAFAVSLAIRVCLERGITKAAILTDSLSTVEAIKEFSFKTRTHPYVLEIIELLHRAHTRGLEIHLAWIPGHTGIKGNEKADQLAAMGHGDEIIDIEIPGEDIFRILQRNIQQEWESEWKTTSKLKGINYAKIQPSIQKSIPFTGILTQN